One genomic region from Haloarcula sp. DT43 encodes:
- a CDS encoding TrkH family potassium uptake protein, producing the protein MALTTVDVRSALNVLGAIMQWLAVPLAIPTLVALLYAESPWPYLVAIAITLGIGTALTRLRRDRISDREAFLTVSLAWLTIAVVGAIPLYIEGTGVFDSPVNALFEGMSGITTTGATVIRDFDAHSQALLMWRQVLQWLGGLGVLLLATAVLSRLSVAGAQLMETEARTENVTKLTPGIEQTARILGLLYLGLTVAAALILVGLGASGLAPEMTLFDAVAHAFTAIATAGFSPRAESIGAFSPAVQWAVTLFMIVGATNFVLLYALVRGDTGRLRNSEEFRFYLSILGVGSLLVTGLLVVDPGYTGGAGETVRHAVFQVAAIVTTTGYASTDFNTWSAGAKNVLFVMMFIGGMAGSTTCSIKTLRWLVVTKSFWRDLNVSAHPNSVRPVRLSNEAISESTVRDVYAYTLIALVFFIVGTVLLVADGERAGVPITEFEGLSAAASMFFNIGPAFGQAGPYGTYEGFARSSKVLMILLMWVGRIEIVPVLVLLTPTFWRR; encoded by the coding sequence GTGGCACTGACGACCGTCGACGTTCGGTCCGCGCTGAACGTTCTCGGGGCGATTATGCAGTGGTTGGCCGTCCCGCTGGCGATTCCGACGCTAGTGGCCCTGCTCTACGCCGAGTCGCCGTGGCCGTACCTCGTCGCGATAGCGATTACGCTCGGCATCGGCACGGCGCTGACCCGACTGCGACGCGACCGCATCAGCGACCGCGAGGCGTTCCTGACGGTGTCGCTGGCGTGGCTGACTATCGCCGTCGTCGGCGCGATACCGCTGTACATCGAGGGGACGGGCGTGTTCGACAGCCCGGTCAACGCCCTGTTCGAGGGGATGAGCGGCATCACGACCACCGGCGCGACGGTCATCAGGGACTTCGACGCCCACTCGCAGGCGCTGCTCATGTGGCGGCAGGTCCTCCAGTGGCTCGGCGGGCTCGGGGTCCTGTTGCTTGCGACGGCCGTGCTCTCGCGGCTCTCCGTCGCCGGGGCCCAGCTCATGGAGACCGAGGCACGGACGGAAAACGTCACGAAGCTCACCCCCGGCATCGAGCAGACGGCGCGTATTCTCGGACTGCTGTACCTGGGGCTGACCGTGGCGGCGGCGCTGATTCTCGTCGGTCTGGGGGCCAGCGGCCTCGCCCCGGAGATGACGCTTTTCGACGCGGTGGCACACGCGTTCACCGCCATCGCCACCGCCGGGTTCTCCCCGCGGGCCGAGAGCATCGGCGCGTTCTCGCCGGCCGTCCAGTGGGCGGTCACGCTGTTCATGATAGTCGGCGCGACGAACTTCGTGTTGCTGTACGCGCTCGTCCGGGGCGACACCGGGCGGCTGCGAAACAGCGAGGAGTTCCGCTTCTATCTGTCGATTCTCGGCGTCGGCTCACTGCTGGTCACCGGTCTGCTCGTGGTCGACCCGGGGTACACCGGTGGCGCGGGCGAGACGGTGCGCCACGCCGTCTTCCAGGTCGCCGCCATCGTCACGACGACCGGCTACGCCTCGACGGACTTCAACACCTGGTCGGCCGGGGCGAAGAACGTCCTGTTCGTCATGATGTTCATCGGCGGGATGGCCGGGAGCACCACCTGCTCCATCAAGACGCTCCGCTGGCTCGTCGTCACCAAGTCCTTCTGGCGGGACCTGAACGTCTCCGCGCACCCCAACAGCGTCCGCCCGGTCCGGCTCAGCAACGAGGCCATCAGCGAGAGCACCGTCCGGGACGTGTACGCCTACACGCTCATCGCGCTGGTGTTTTTCATCGTCGGGACCGTCCTGCTCGTCGCCGACGGCGAGCGGGCGGGCGTCCCGATTACCGAGTTCGAGGGGTTAAGCGCCGCCGCGTCGATGTTCTTCAACATCGGGCCGGCGTTCGGTCAGGCCGGCCCCTACGGGACCTACGAGGGCTTTGCCCGGTCGAGCAAGGTGCTGATGATACTGCTGATGTGGGTCGGCCGCATCGAAATCGTGCCCGTGCTGGTGTTGCTGACGCCGACGTTCTGGCGGCGGTGA
- the purD gene encoding phosphoribosylamine--glycine ligase encodes MSETVLLVGGGGREHAIARSLADSPGELYACAGNRNPGIVALADGFEALDTTNPKAVTTYAREVDATLAVVGPEAALAAGVADALDDAGVYTFGPREQEARIETDKAFQRRFMREHDIPGCPDFETFEDMDAACEYIDEYDGDLAVKPAGLTGGKGVRVIGDQCTAAEAKDYLRDSDYDRVVLEERLVGEEFTVQAFVANGQLRVTPAVQDHKRAYEGDEGPNTGGMGSYSDASLHLPFMDEDDYMDAVDVLRATVDALDGYKGVLYGQFMLTETGPRVVEFNARFGDPEAMNTLPVLNTDFLDVLTAARDDDPLPQLSFRPLATVCKYAVPDGYPADPDAGAKVTIDDEVVAEVVADRREQAGDDAETAPEALLFYASVDDREDGIYTTTSRSYAVVGLAESIAEAESIAEAALERAGTEGLRVRHDIGTAALVQQRIDHMDDIRGGAD; translated from the coding sequence ATGTCAGAGACAGTGCTGCTCGTGGGTGGCGGCGGCCGGGAACACGCGATTGCGCGCTCGCTTGCGGACTCGCCGGGGGAGCTGTACGCCTGTGCCGGCAACCGGAACCCGGGCATCGTCGCCCTCGCCGACGGCTTCGAGGCACTCGACACGACCAACCCGAAGGCCGTGACGACCTACGCCCGGGAGGTCGACGCCACGCTGGCCGTCGTCGGCCCCGAGGCGGCACTCGCCGCCGGGGTCGCCGACGCGCTGGACGACGCCGGCGTCTACACCTTCGGGCCGCGGGAGCAGGAGGCCCGCATCGAGACGGACAAGGCCTTCCAGCGGCGCTTCATGCGGGAACACGACATCCCGGGCTGCCCGGACTTCGAGACCTTCGAGGACATGGACGCCGCCTGCGAGTACATCGACGAGTACGACGGCGACCTCGCGGTCAAGCCCGCCGGCCTCACCGGCGGCAAGGGCGTCCGCGTCATCGGCGACCAGTGTACCGCCGCGGAGGCCAAGGACTACCTCCGTGACTCCGACTACGACCGGGTCGTCCTCGAAGAGCGCCTCGTCGGCGAGGAGTTCACCGTCCAGGCGTTCGTCGCCAACGGCCAGCTTCGGGTCACGCCCGCCGTCCAGGACCACAAGCGCGCTTACGAGGGCGACGAGGGGCCGAACACCGGCGGCATGGGCAGTTACTCCGATGCCAGCCTCCACCTGCCGTTCATGGACGAGGACGACTACATGGACGCCGTCGACGTGCTCCGCGCGACGGTCGACGCCCTCGACGGCTACAAAGGCGTGCTGTACGGCCAGTTCATGCTCACCGAGACGGGACCGCGCGTCGTGGAGTTCAACGCCCGCTTCGGCGACCCCGAGGCCATGAACACGCTCCCGGTCCTCAACACGGACTTCCTCGACGTGCTGACGGCCGCCCGCGACGACGACCCGCTCCCGCAACTGTCCTTCCGCCCGCTGGCGACCGTCTGCAAGTACGCCGTCCCGGACGGCTATCCCGCGGACCCCGACGCCGGCGCGAAGGTCACAATCGACGACGAGGTCGTCGCGGAGGTCGTCGCGGACCGCCGCGAGCAGGCCGGCGACGACGCGGAGACGGCCCCCGAGGCGCTGCTGTTCTACGCCAGCGTCGACGACCGCGAGGACGGCATCTACACCACGACCTCGCGGTCCTACGCCGTGGTCGGCCTCGCCGAGTCCATCGCTGAGGCGGAGTCCATCGCCGAGGCGGCCTTGGAGCGTGCCGGGACGGAGGGCCTGCGGGTCCGCCACGACATCGGCACGGCGGCCCTCGTCCAGCAGCGCATCGACCACATGGACGACATCCGCGGTGGCGCGGACTGA
- a CDS encoding thioredoxin domain-containing protein gives MSDATDPTARNRLDEAESPYLRQHADNPVNWQPWDETALAAAKERDVPIFLSIGYAACHWCHVMEEESFEDEAIAEQLNEHFVPIKVDREERPDLDSVYMSICQQVTGGGGWPLSAWLTPEGKPFYVGTYFPPEEKRGQPGFGDLLERLADSWSDPEQRQEMENRAQQWTEAIESDLEATPADPADPAEDIVQTAGTIAHRGADRQDGGWGSGGPKFPQNGRLHALLRAHADGGQADYLTVVEETLDVMADRGLYDHVGGGFHRYATDQQWAVPHFEKMLYDNAEIPRAFLAGYQAIGSERYASVVRETFEFVQRELQHPDGGFFSTLDAESTPHSESRDGSEQSSGGSPPDDPGGETEEGLFYVWTPEQVRDAVDDETDADIFCDYFGVTERGNFEGATVLAVRKPVGVLAEEYERSEDEITASLERALNQTFEAREKRPRPARDEKILAGWNGLMIRALAEGAIVLDDQYADVAADALSFVREHLWDADAGRLSRRYKDGDVAIDGYLEDYAFLGRGALTLFEATGDVEHLAFAMDLGRAITEAFWDDEQGTLFFTPTGGESLVARPQELTDQSTPSSTGVAVDLLLSLSHFGGVRFEDVAERVIRTHADRVASNPLQHASLTLATDSYEQGALELTLVGERSEYPDEWAATLAERYVPRRLVAHRPADAERFQQWLDALELDEAPPIWAGREPVDGEPTVYACRNFACSPPKHDLGAALDWGAGTDDAA, from the coding sequence ATGAGCGACGCCACGGACCCGACGGCCCGAAACCGACTCGACGAGGCCGAAAGCCCGTATCTCCGCCAGCACGCGGACAATCCCGTCAACTGGCAGCCCTGGGACGAGACGGCGCTTGCGGCCGCAAAGGAACGGGACGTACCCATCTTCCTCTCTATCGGCTACGCGGCGTGTCACTGGTGTCACGTCATGGAGGAAGAGAGCTTCGAGGACGAGGCCATCGCCGAGCAACTCAACGAGCACTTCGTCCCGATAAAGGTCGACCGCGAGGAGCGCCCGGACCTCGACTCCGTGTACATGAGCATCTGCCAGCAGGTCACCGGCGGCGGCGGGTGGCCGCTGTCGGCCTGGCTCACGCCGGAGGGGAAACCGTTCTACGTCGGGACCTACTTCCCGCCGGAGGAGAAGCGCGGCCAGCCGGGCTTTGGCGACCTGCTCGAACGGCTCGCCGATTCCTGGTCGGACCCCGAACAGCGCCAGGAGATGGAGAACCGCGCCCAGCAGTGGACCGAGGCCATCGAGAGCGACCTCGAAGCGACGCCGGCCGACCCGGCGGACCCCGCAGAGGACATCGTCCAGACCGCCGGCACGATTGCCCACCGCGGGGCCGACCGCCAGGACGGCGGCTGGGGTTCCGGCGGGCCGAAGTTCCCACAGAACGGGCGGCTCCACGCGTTGCTGCGAGCGCACGCCGATGGTGGACAGGCGGACTACCTGACCGTCGTCGAGGAGACGCTGGACGTGATGGCTGACCGGGGGCTGTACGACCACGTCGGCGGCGGCTTCCACCGCTACGCCACGGACCAGCAGTGGGCCGTCCCTCACTTCGAGAAGATGCTGTACGACAACGCCGAGATTCCGCGGGCCTTCCTCGCCGGCTACCAGGCCATCGGCTCGGAGCGCTACGCGTCGGTCGTCCGGGAGACCTTCGAGTTCGTCCAGCGCGAACTCCAGCATCCCGACGGCGGCTTTTTCAGCACGCTGGACGCCGAGAGCACGCCGCATAGCGAGTCGCGAGACGGTTCGGAACAGTCGAGCGGGGGCAGCCCGCCCGACGACCCCGGCGGCGAGACGGAGGAAGGGCTGTTCTACGTCTGGACGCCCGAGCAGGTCCGCGACGCCGTCGACGACGAGACGGACGCCGACATCTTCTGTGACTACTTCGGCGTCACGGAGCGAGGTAACTTCGAGGGCGCGACGGTGCTGGCTGTCCGGAAGCCAGTAGGTGTGCTGGCCGAGGAGTACGAGCGAAGCGAGGACGAAATCACGGCGAGCCTCGAGCGCGCTCTGAACCAGACCTTCGAGGCCCGCGAAAAGCGGCCACGGCCGGCCCGCGACGAGAAAATCCTGGCCGGCTGGAACGGCCTGATGATACGGGCGCTCGCGGAGGGCGCTATCGTGCTGGACGACCAGTATGCCGACGTGGCCGCCGACGCGCTCTCGTTCGTCCGCGAGCACCTGTGGGACGCCGACGCGGGGCGACTCAGCCGCCGATACAAGGACGGCGACGTGGCCATCGACGGCTACCTAGAGGACTACGCGTTCCTCGGGCGGGGCGCGCTCACGCTGTTCGAGGCGACCGGTGACGTCGAGCACCTCGCGTTCGCGATGGACCTCGGACGGGCCATCACGGAGGCGTTCTGGGACGACGAGCAGGGGACCCTGTTCTTTACCCCGACCGGCGGCGAGTCGCTGGTCGCCCGCCCGCAGGAACTGACCGACCAGTCGACGCCGTCCAGCACCGGCGTCGCCGTCGACCTCCTGCTGTCGCTGTCCCACTTCGGCGGCGTCCGCTTCGAAGACGTTGCCGAGCGGGTCATCCGGACCCACGCCGACCGCGTCGCCTCGAACCCGCTCCAGCACGCCTCGCTCACGCTGGCGACGGACAGCTACGAGCAGGGCGCGCTGGAACTCACGCTGGTCGGCGAGCGGTCGGAGTACCCCGACGAGTGGGCGGCGACGCTCGCCGAGCGGTACGTCCCGCGCCGGCTGGTAGCCCACCGGCCGGCCGACGCGGAGCGCTTCCAGCAGTGGCTCGACGCGCTGGAGTTGGACGAGGCCCCGCCCATCTGGGCCGGCCGTGAGCCGGTCGACGGCGAGCCGACGGTGTACGCCTGCCGGAACTTCGCCTGTTCGCCGCCGAAACACGACCTCGGGGCGGCGCTCGACTGGGGCGCGGGAACTGACGACGCGGCGTGA
- a CDS encoding thioredoxin family protein: MSQTLETMEPNPVWVEDAYSDTVDVLTRYADEFEYKIWGGDWCKDCRAQLPDFGAALKAAGVPEDQIHHYPVEKEEDGSKTGPEVEAYDIELIPTVVVEHDGEEIARFVEEEPVPIAVYLADKIEDAMA, from the coding sequence ATGAGTCAGACGCTCGAAACCATGGAGCCGAATCCGGTGTGGGTCGAAGACGCCTACTCCGACACCGTCGACGTTCTCACGCGCTACGCCGACGAGTTCGAGTACAAGATTTGGGGCGGCGACTGGTGCAAGGACTGCCGGGCACAGCTCCCCGACTTCGGGGCGGCCCTGAAAGCCGCCGGCGTCCCCGAGGACCAGATTCACCACTATCCGGTCGAGAAGGAGGAGGACGGCTCGAAGACCGGACCGGAAGTCGAGGCGTACGACATCGAACTCATCCCGACGGTCGTCGTCGAACACGACGGCGAGGAGATAGCCCGCTTCGTCGAGGAGGAGCCGGTCCCCATCGCGGTGTACCTCGCCGACAAAATCGAAGACGCGATGGCCTGA
- a CDS encoding beta-glucosidase has translation MTDDHIEALLDRLSRTQQLALVRGATDPEGTATGYLPGVDEAGIPPFRLVDGPLGIRAEGERATAFPASIATAAAFDPDLARRQGAAMGREAAALGQDALLAPGVNLVRVPQCGRNFEYLSEDPVAAGDIGAALVDGIQSAGVVATVKHFVANNQETHRTTVSAEIGERPLRELYLPPFRAAVDAGVGSVMTAYNRVNGTHMSDHERLVGDVLKGEWGFDGYVVSDWYGLESTVGAANAGLDLEMPGVAAPGAADGDEGFEWPDGIPDATRAGLFGDPLADAIDAGEVPADRLTDMVRRVLGQMDRFGRLDGSQGTGDDAGELDSQRHRDLATEVAARGTVLLDNDGVLPLDDGADVAVIGPNVDEPKLGGGGSSETTPFRSVSPVEGIEARAEGDVSSAVGVPRIASVSLFDLLPFVGEDGDAGEDDTAERDPSLDDAVDAAAAADVAVVFVRDATTEARDRDSLALPGRQDDLVSAVAAANENTVVVVRSGGPVALPWREDVAAVLEQWYPGQGDGDAAAAVLYGDRDPSGRLPVTFAPESEYPTAATERRFPGVDDEVHYDEGVFVGYRHFDDANASPTYPFGHGHSYAAFEYGDAEVVDDQTVSVLVENVADRPGREVVQAYVRPPAVDGVERPERELAGFEAIRLDAGQRRTVTLSLDDLAFSRYDSDSGWTVDEGTYTVELGRSSRDVRTTVAFDR, from the coding sequence ATGACTGACGACCACATCGAGGCGCTGCTCGACCGACTGTCCCGGACACAGCAACTCGCGCTCGTCCGGGGCGCGACCGACCCCGAGGGCACGGCGACGGGGTACCTGCCGGGCGTCGACGAGGCCGGGATTCCGCCCTTTCGCCTCGTCGACGGGCCGCTGGGAATCCGCGCCGAGGGCGAGCGTGCGACCGCCTTCCCCGCGTCGATTGCGACCGCGGCGGCGTTCGACCCCGACCTCGCCCGGCGACAGGGGGCGGCGATGGGGCGCGAAGCGGCGGCGCTCGGACAGGACGCGCTGCTCGCGCCCGGCGTGAACCTCGTCAGAGTCCCGCAGTGTGGCCGCAACTTCGAGTACCTCTCCGAAGACCCGGTCGCCGCGGGCGACATCGGTGCGGCCCTCGTCGACGGCATCCAGTCCGCGGGCGTCGTCGCTACCGTCAAGCACTTCGTGGCCAACAATCAGGAGACCCATCGAACGACCGTCAGCGCCGAGATAGGCGAGCGGCCGCTCCGCGAGCTGTACCTCCCGCCGTTCCGCGCGGCCGTCGACGCCGGCGTCGGCTCGGTGATGACGGCGTACAACCGGGTCAACGGCACGCACATGAGCGACCACGAACGGCTCGTCGGCGACGTGCTGAAAGGCGAGTGGGGGTTCGACGGCTACGTCGTCTCGGACTGGTACGGGCTGGAGAGCACCGTCGGCGCGGCCAACGCCGGACTGGACCTGGAGATGCCCGGCGTGGCGGCTCCGGGGGCGGCCGACGGCGACGAGGGCTTCGAGTGGCCCGACGGCATCCCGGACGCGACGCGCGCGGGCCTGTTCGGCGACCCGCTCGCCGACGCCATCGACGCCGGCGAGGTGCCGGCCGACCGCCTCACGGACATGGTCCGGCGGGTGCTCGGGCAGATGGACCGGTTCGGCCGGCTCGACGGGAGCCAGGGGACGGGCGACGACGCGGGCGAACTCGACAGCCAGCGCCACCGTGACCTCGCCACGGAGGTGGCGGCCCGTGGGACCGTCCTGCTCGACAACGACGGCGTCCTGCCGCTCGACGACGGGGCCGACGTGGCCGTCATCGGGCCGAACGTGGACGAGCCGAAACTGGGCGGCGGCGGCTCCTCGGAGACGACACCGTTCCGGTCGGTGTCGCCGGTCGAGGGCATCGAGGCCCGCGCCGAGGGCGACGTCTCGTCGGCGGTCGGCGTCCCGCGGATAGCGTCCGTCTCGCTGTTCGACCTCCTGCCGTTCGTCGGGGAGGACGGGGACGCCGGCGAGGACGACACCGCAGAGCGGGACCCGTCGCTCGACGACGCCGTCGACGCGGCCGCGGCGGCAGACGTCGCCGTCGTGTTCGTCCGCGACGCGACGACGGAGGCCCGGGACCGCGACTCGCTGGCGCTACCGGGCCGGCAGGACGACCTCGTCTCGGCCGTCGCCGCCGCCAACGAGAACACCGTCGTCGTGGTCCGGTCCGGCGGCCCCGTGGCACTCCCCTGGCGCGAGGACGTGGCCGCGGTCCTCGAACAGTGGTACCCCGGCCAGGGCGACGGCGACGCGGCGGCGGCCGTCCTCTACGGCGACCGGGACCCGAGCGGCCGGCTCCCGGTGACGTTCGCGCCTGAGAGCGAGTACCCGACCGCCGCGACCGAACGGCGGTTCCCCGGCGTCGACGACGAAGTTCACTACGACGAGGGCGTGTTCGTCGGCTACCGCCACTTCGACGACGCGAACGCGTCCCCGACCTACCCGTTCGGCCACGGGCACTCCTACGCGGCCTTCGAGTACGGCGACGCCGAGGTGGTCGACGACCAGACCGTCTCGGTGCTCGTCGAGAACGTCGCCGACAGGCCGGGCCGGGAGGTCGTCCAGGCCTACGTCCGGCCGCCGGCCGTCGACGGCGTCGAGCGACCCGAGCGCGAACTCGCCGGGTTCGAGGCAATCCGGCTGGACGCCGGCCAGCGGCGGACGGTGACGCTTTCGCTCGACGACCTCGCGTTCTCGCGGTACGACTCTGATTCCGGCTGGACGGTCGACGAGGGAACGTACACGGTCGAACTCGGCCGGTCGTCGCGGGACGTTCGGACGACTGTGGCGTTCGACCGATAG
- a CDS encoding RNA-guided endonuclease InsQ/TnpB family protein — protein sequence MEYRRTAVIKLDTPEGANDSLRETVEQFKHCANTASEWCWRGDDGYHVTSKAKAERALYDQLREETDLTANLVQKGIRRAVEAVKSGVERLKRGENTSRPHFSADSAVYDKRSATFHRDHVSLSTVDGRVECDYILPDDSETPPTKYVSDEDFEFRMAHLQYRDGDWYLHTSMRKVDPDEESSESESKHRTVLGVDLGVNNLAVASTGRFWSADEFNHWRREYEKRRGSLQQCGSRHAHKNIESVGQKEYGRFEIYLHTVANELIEEAVENDCSHIVFEDLTHIRENIPEATWQHVWAFRRLYEYVEYKAEEQGIEAVQVDPRNTSNRCSTCGFTHDDNRSGESFECQQCGYENHADYNASKNIGLQYLRRRQNAGDGGAPVDVRLNRGTLNVSGEYAPPASIEA from the coding sequence GTGGAATACCGTCGTACCGCCGTCATCAAACTCGACACTCCCGAAGGAGCCAACGATTCGCTTCGAGAGACGGTCGAGCAGTTCAAACACTGCGCCAACACCGCGAGTGAGTGGTGTTGGCGCGGCGACGACGGATACCACGTCACATCCAAAGCTAAAGCCGAACGTGCCCTTTACGACCAACTCCGAGAGGAAACCGACCTCACCGCCAACCTCGTCCAGAAAGGTATCAGGCGGGCCGTCGAAGCCGTCAAGAGCGGAGTCGAACGCCTCAAACGTGGAGAGAACACGTCACGACCCCACTTCTCAGCGGACAGCGCGGTGTACGACAAGCGGAGTGCGACGTTCCACCGCGACCACGTTTCCCTTTCGACCGTAGATGGGCGCGTCGAGTGTGACTACATCCTCCCCGACGACTCGGAGACACCGCCGACCAAGTACGTCTCCGACGAGGACTTCGAGTTTCGGATGGCTCACCTCCAGTACCGCGACGGTGACTGGTATCTCCACACCTCGATGCGGAAAGTCGACCCCGACGAGGAATCGTCTGAATCCGAGTCCAAGCACAGAACAGTCCTTGGTGTGGATTTGGGCGTCAACAACCTCGCCGTCGCTTCGACGGGGCGATTCTGGTCGGCAGACGAGTTCAACCACTGGCGTCGTGAATACGAGAAACGCCGGGGTTCGCTCCAGCAGTGTGGTTCGCGTCACGCCCACAAAAACATCGAATCAGTCGGGCAGAAAGAGTACGGACGCTTCGAGATATACCTGCACACGGTGGCGAACGAACTTATCGAGGAGGCCGTCGAAAACGATTGTTCGCACATCGTGTTCGAGGATTTGACCCACATTCGGGAGAACATCCCTGAGGCGACGTGGCAACACGTCTGGGCGTTCCGACGCCTCTACGAGTACGTCGAATACAAGGCCGAAGAACAGGGCATCGAAGCCGTGCAGGTTGACCCGCGGAACACGTCGAATCGGTGTTCAACGTGTGGGTTTACCCACGACGATAATCGGTCGGGAGAGTCGTTCGAGTGTCAGCAGTGTGGGTACGAGAACCACGCCGACTACAACGCCTCGAAGAACATCGGTTTGCAGTATCTCCGTCGCAGGCAAAACGCAGGCGACGGAGGCGCACCCGTAGATGTGCGCTTGAATCGCGGGACGTTGAACGTGAGTGGGGAATACGCACCCCCTGCCTCGATTGAGGCATAG
- a CDS encoding DUF5827 family protein, producing MPVDKREFDDLLSFELHEPADVLDPDKLYTIPELARLLQGLPADAELSEANESVFIDWAIPWMIYNQDDLVIADPQDDDVVGLYGLAEQ from the coding sequence ATGCCTGTCGACAAACGTGAGTTCGACGACCTGCTGTCGTTCGAACTCCACGAACCCGCCGACGTTCTCGACCCCGACAAACTGTACACCATCCCGGAGCTGGCCCGCCTCCTGCAGGGCCTCCCGGCCGACGCCGAACTCAGCGAGGCCAACGAGTCGGTGTTCATCGACTGGGCCATCCCGTGGATGATATACAACCAGGACGACCTCGTGATAGCCGACCCGCAGGACGACGACGTGGTCGGGCTGTACGGCCTCGCCGAGCAATGA
- a CDS encoding ATPase, translated as MNLLVAGNDRVDAGKTTFSVGLLERTSAQGFKPRAGNNYWFDHDDYQRATGEGRLYGKDAKRLAAASPGDVVPEEINPIHRLWHPSPGAETGLLGKENQQFVVDRVGRPSSDPGVEYVVNGTVDLPDSVADRLPLADAPRVTSVADFNDLMRVMHVEALESLATDIESADRAVVESYGDVARPLSGVEPDAVAVVEPGRARIYDGDRYSKACQIATGGPGDGQLEERVPKVVDLIEQVAAVRLPALDSDQRGDPVAVADAYGHAYDALLACAFD; from the coding sequence ATGAACCTCCTCGTCGCCGGCAACGACCGCGTCGACGCGGGCAAGACCACGTTCAGCGTCGGCCTGCTCGAACGGACCAGCGCCCAGGGGTTCAAGCCCAGAGCGGGCAACAACTACTGGTTCGACCACGACGACTACCAACGAGCGACGGGCGAGGGGCGGCTGTACGGCAAGGACGCCAAGCGCCTCGCGGCCGCGTCCCCGGGCGACGTGGTCCCCGAAGAAATCAATCCGATTCACCGGCTGTGGCATCCCTCGCCGGGGGCGGAGACGGGCCTGCTCGGGAAGGAGAACCAGCAGTTCGTCGTCGACCGGGTCGGCCGCCCGAGTTCGGACCCGGGCGTCGAGTACGTCGTCAACGGGACCGTCGACCTGCCCGACTCCGTCGCCGACCGGCTCCCGCTCGCCGACGCGCCGCGGGTCACCTCGGTCGCCGACTTCAACGACCTGATGCGGGTGATGCACGTCGAGGCCCTGGAGTCGCTCGCCACGGACATCGAGTCGGCCGACCGGGCGGTCGTCGAGTCCTACGGCGACGTGGCCCGGCCGCTGTCGGGCGTCGAACCGGACGCCGTGGCCGTCGTCGAACCGGGCCGGGCGCGCATCTACGACGGCGACCGGTACAGCAAGGCCTGCCAGATAGCCACCGGCGGCCCCGGCGACGGCCAACTGGAGGAGCGGGTGCCCAAGGTCGTCGACCTCATCGAGCAGGTCGCCGCGGTGCGCCTGCCCGCTCTCGACAGCGACCAGCGGGGCGACCCGGTAGCCGTCGCCGACGCGTACGGCCACGCCTACGACGCCCTGCTGGCCTGTGCGTTCGACTGA
- a CDS encoding MBL fold metallo-hydrolase, giving the protein MIRNLARGQQAFTSNVFLVTGARTVLVDVGNEFDVVSAVDEHVDDIDAVAVTHTHYDHVENLDSVVDAYDVPVYGYDTDQDGIEHAIADAETIQLGDHDYRALHTPGHKNDHLCFYSADAGVLFAGDLVFANGSFGRTDLEEGDRDLLVDSIERVLSVTDEGLAEMHTGHGPSVTDAPYRDIELALQAAKF; this is encoded by the coding sequence ATGATTCGAAATCTCGCCCGTGGGCAACAGGCGTTCACGAGCAACGTGTTCCTCGTCACGGGGGCCCGAACCGTCCTGGTCGACGTCGGCAACGAGTTCGACGTCGTGTCGGCCGTCGATGAACACGTCGACGACATCGACGCCGTCGCCGTCACCCACACCCACTACGACCACGTGGAGAACCTCGACAGCGTCGTCGACGCCTACGACGTGCCGGTGTACGGCTACGACACCGACCAAGACGGCATCGAGCACGCCATCGCCGACGCGGAGACGATACAGCTCGGCGACCACGACTACCGGGCGCTGCACACGCCCGGCCACAAGAACGACCACCTCTGCTTCTACTCGGCGGATGCCGGCGTCCTGTTCGCCGGGGACCTCGTGTTCGCCAACGGGAGCTTCGGCCGGACCGACCTCGAAGAGGGCGACCGGGACCTGCTCGTCGACAGCATCGAGCGGGTGCTGTCCGTCACCGACGAGGGCTTGGCGGAGATGCACACCGGCCACGGTCCGAGCGTCACCGACGCGCCGTACCGGGACATCGAACTGGCGCTGCAGGCCGCGAAATTCTGA